GACCACTATCGTTGTGTCTTTGTCGATCGGGAAATTAGCTACGAGCGTATTCTCATGGTATATAGACACACTTCCACTATTTCCTGCAAATTTGTAAACAGGTATTAAGGCTATTATTATAGCGAGTATAATAGGGAATAAATCGAACAGTGAGGGCCTTAACCTTATCGATTCCACTTTCCCTCGATATCGACCTGCCTATTGCATTTTTGGCATTTGCCAGCGGAAGTTATTCCTACTGTTTGGCTGCAAAAACCCTCTCTCGATACAAGAAGGTTTCCGCATTCAGGGCAATATGTGTTTCTTCCGTAATTCGTTATTTTATTACCGATATAAATATATCGAAGCTTCTCTTTAGCTATCTCGAAGGCTCGATAAAGCGTTTCGTTGGGTGTTGGCGCTAAGTCTAGCTTATAAGCGGGATGGTAGCTAGAAAAATGAACAGGAATTTCAGGATTTATTGAAGCAATGAAATCAACGAGTTTTATTATCTGCTCCTCAGAGTCATTCATACCGGTTATAAGTAAATTAGTTATCTCCAAATGAACATCTGAAGCGGCAACACGTTTTATTGTCTCGAGCACCGGTTTTAATTTGCCACCACAAATGCTTCTATAAAATTCATCATTCATCGATTTCAGGTCAATATTCATAGCATCGATTAAATCAATAAGCTCTTCGAGAGGCTCCTCGTTGATAAAACCATTAGTGACCATGATATTCTGTAAACCTCTCATCCTCGCCAATTGAGAAATATCTCTAACGAACTCGAAGGCAACTATCGGTTCTGTATATGTATAGGCTATCCCTACTGAAGACTCACTTAATGCCTCGCTAACAATCATTTCTGGTGTAATGTGGAGTGTTTTGCCATCCTCTTGAGAGATATGCCAATTCTGACAAAAACTGCACGAAAAATTGCAACCCCTAGGGCCAATAGATAGAACATCCGATTCCGGGAAAAAGTGATACAGCGGTTTTTTCTCAATAGGATCTACAGATACAGAGATAACTTCATTGTAAGATTTGGCTATTAATTCTCCGTCAATATTCTCCCTCACGCGGCAAATCCCCGTTTTTCCTTCCGCAATAAGGCATTTATGCGGGCAGAGCATGCATCTAATGTTTTCTTTTTCTGTTTCCCAATACTTGGCTTTATACATCTTCTTTTCCTTTGACTTTGCCGATAATATAGCTTACAGATGAGGAAATAGTATCGAAAACGGCAATTGCTTCGTTTTCTCTAAGCTTAGCTTCGCTGATAACACCCTCCCCTGTTCTAACAAGAATTGGTTCTGCTCCGATATTTCTGGCCAATTCTAAATCACTGATTTTATCACCTATAACATAGCTTTTCCTTAAATTAATGCAATGCTCATTAGCCGCAATTTCAACCATGCCGGGATTTGGTTTTCGGTTCCAACAGTCCTTTCTAAATTCTTTGACAGAAGCATCAGGATGATGAGGACAAAAATAACTAGCATGAATAATTGCATTCCTATCGCGTAATCTCAAGATAACTTTGCTATCTACCTCTCTAGCGGTTTCCATGGAGAAAAAGCCTCGGGCAACCCCGGATTGATTGGAGACCATTATTACTTTTATACCAGCCAAGTTGAGTTTATGGATAGCCTCGATAGCTCCAGGTAAAAACTCTATCCTATCAGGATCGTCGATATAACCAATATCGACAATAATAGTCCCATCCCTATCGATAAATACTACACCATCCCATCCTCTTCTATTATTTTTCATTACCCCTCCCCCAATTAAAAATACCGAGAACCGCATCAAAAACAATATCAGGCGATAAAGCATCCATACATTCTCTATTTTGTGGTTTACAGCGACCATTTCCATAAAGCGAACATGGACGACACTTAATATCAAGACCAACTATCTTCATTCCAGCCCAATCAGATGAATAGCCGAGAGACTCGTGAGTCGGCCCGAAAATCCCAACAGATGGAATGCCTAAGGCTTCGGCTATATGAAGTGGGCCAGAATCGTTACCGATAAAAACATCAGCAGAGGCAATACATCCCATCATCTCTCTGATTGTCGTTCCATAGAGGCAAATAAAATTTTTATAAGGAACTTCTTCGAAAGACGCTACAGTAAAACCTCTATCTGTTAGCATTTCTGCCAAACGAGCAAATTTTTCACCCCCCCATTTTTTAAGATCCCATTTAGCACCGGGATGAATTACAGCAATCGGTTTATTATCGTTATTCTTAAAGAATTTACTCCTTACTTGATTCAATTCTTCCTCGGTAACCATCAAAGAAGTGGTGTTTGAAGAACCGCTAATCCCTATTCTCTTTAGCGTATTAAGAAAGCGATCACGGACATTCGGAAGTCCACTGGCGCCAACCTTAAACTTGACAATCGAGATTCTACGTAAAGTGTGTTTTTTGACTTTTAAAAAGGGAATATTTAATCGGTTGCGAAGGACATATGAACGACCATTAGCCTGAAGATCCACAATGAGGTCAAAGCGTTTTTTTGACAGAGAATCAACAAAATCCAAATATGCTTTAGAGTCTTTACGAACTTGCTCAGGTAAGGTTATTATTTCACACCGAGAGGTGTGGTTTTCTAGAATCGAAGCGAAATCTTCTTTGAGAAAATAGGTTAAACGCGCTTTTGGGAAATTAGCTCTTAATGCTTCAAGCACAGGTGTTGTGAGAACAATATCCCCAAGAGAAGAAAACCTTACAATGAGAATATTCTCATATCTCTTTTTTTTAGAGGCATGAAACATATTACCTGTGTATAAAAATACTGTGCCTTATTTAAGCTCTTCGAGACGTTCTTTTGCAAGCTCTGCTTCGGGAGTCGATTTATGGCTTTCGACTATCTTATTATAGTAATTACTCGCCATATCAATTTGATCGAGCTGTTCATAACATCTCGCGGCCTTGTAAAGCGCCGATGGAACTAATTCGCTTTCAGGCCACTTACGTGTAACTGTCAGGAAACTTATAGCTGCCTCCATAAAATTGGCCTTAGCTAAAAGAGCTTCCCCTATATTATATCGAGAATCATCTGCGCGAGAACCATTTTCGAATTGCTCTAAATAGGATTCGAACCCCATTACAGCAAGATCATATTTGCCCTGATTTAGATCGAGAAGGGCAGTCGAATATAATTCGTCGCCTCGCGCTACCGGTTCGATAGCAACAGAATCAGAATCCATTGATACTGTGGTTCTTTTATCTATATCGTTCTTGAGTGATTCAATTCTATCGGTGAGAGAATTAACCTTAAAGCCAGAATCGCGCATTATAGATTCAACAATAACCATCTCTTCTTGAAGAGAGCCCATGTTCGAGGTATTCTCCGCTCTTATAGCACGCAAAAGACGAATATTTTCTTCCAATAAAGAATCGAGCCGCGCAATATTTCGAGCTTGAAACTGGTTTGTCACACTCAACGAGTCCATCTGATACTGAAACTCTTTTATCTCAGCCCTGGATGCACATCCAAAAATAAAAAACGCCACGAGGAGCGGTATAATTACCGCTCCCCAGAGAATCTTGAAGTTTTTATTCATTATTCGACTTCTAAAAACTCACAACGACGATTTTTTTGCCAGCAAGTCTCAGTAGATTCTTTGCACAATGGACGCTCTTCGCCATATGAGCGTGTAGATATTCTCGTAGCCGCTACACCGTATTCATTGAGGTAATTCATAACAGAACGAGCTCTTTTCTCGCCGAGCGCCATGTTATATTCCTCAGTTCCGCGTTCGTCGCAATGGCCTTCGAGAATAACCTTAGCGCCGGGGAATTTCATCAATTGCTCGGCATTATCGAGAAGTCTAGCAGCTTGATCCTCGCGGATATTGTATTTATCATAATCGAAATAGACAATTCGAAGCTCTATCACCGGTTCCGGAACCGGTTCGACAATAGGCTCTTCGATAACAGGTTGCTGCGGTTCTACCACTGGTGGTGGTGGTGGCGGCGGTGTTTTTTTGGGACATCCCGCAATGAAAACTGTCAGTACCATAAAGACCACAAACAGTAAGATCGAAGTTTTTCTCATTCTTTCCCCCTCTTTTGGGTTTTTTCTCCAAATTCTAATGAAATATAGGACTTACTTCTTATAAATCAACAGTATTTTCAACAAAACTAATCGAACGACCACCGATATCTTGAAGACCAGGTCGGTGCAGTATTCGTACCTCTACTTGTTATCCTCCGGACATCTGTTCCATCCCAATTCATAGTATAAAGCTGATATCGTCCGGTTCTGTTACTCGAAAACACAACATGGTAACCATCTGGTGCCCAGTATGGATTTTCGTTACTTCCTACACTGGTAACATATACCGGGTCTCCATAAGCTACATTTATAACCGCAATCTGAAATCCCTGGTCTGTTCGAGAAGTATAACAAAGCCTATCTCCCTTCGGAGACCAATCGACACCATCATTATATCTTCCCTCATATGTAACTCGTCTGCAATGAGTTCCCATTACATCCATAATATAGACTTGCGGACTTCCGCTTCTATCAGAAGTAAACGCAATCTCTCTGCCAGTCGGTGAAAAACTAGGAGAATTTTCTATAGAATATGGTGTAAAAGTGAGACGCGATTCCTCACCGGTTCTAACATCCATCAAGAATAATTCGGAATTTGCATCGGATATTCGGGAATAACAAATAGTACGACCATCAGGAGACCATGTGCCGGTGATATTTGGCCCCGGGTGTTCTGCAATAATGCTTTCACGTTCTTTATAAATATCGTATATATATAAATCTGGATTTTCGTTTTTATAGCTTGTGTAGCTGATTTTATCGCCCCCGGGCGACCAGTCGGGGGATAAAACTATCGAAAGCGATTCTGTAATTCTGCGTTGAGCATAACCATCGTAATCACATATGTAAATATCTTTGTTATCATCGCCCCACCTATTTGAAATAAAAGATATTTGAGTCTGTGCAACACCCTCTTCACCGGTCAGCGCCTTGTGAATATCGTCGGATATTCTATGCATTAGTCTTCTAGCTTGTACAGCATTTGCAGTATAGTCGTGTTTATATAATTTAGCCTTGGAATTCACTGAATAAAGGCCAATCTTGACCGATACTCTCACTCCGTCAGTGTCAAACTGACCAAGTGCAATAGCATGCGCGTTAATACTCGCCCACTCGAATGGGTCCATATCCTTGGGATTTACTACATTATCTTGTGGATACAGCGCAGAATCAATAACATCGATGAAGGGCGAAAAACGGAGATCATTTCTCAGGACACTCGAGAGTATAGCTATTGTCGAATCCCACTCGGCACCATAGTTATCGAATCGAGGAACAAAATTAGGCACTGCAAGCCTTACAACTCCACTTCCGTAATCGGAAATCTTAAGATAGGCATCACCGCTTTGCGCGAGAGCCATGAAGCTTGCAAATAGAACTAGAAATATAAAAAGCTTTCTTTTCATTTTATCCTAAAAATTATGTGCAAATTCAAAATGTATTCCTAAATGATCACCAGTATAATCGGTTGGGAGTTCCGGAAACGGGACCGATGATAAAACCGTCCTCAATGACTGCTGGTCGTAGGAGGACATACCGCTTCGTTTCTCTACTTTAGCTCCTTCTATCTCTCCGTTTTTCAATATTCTGAAATAAATGGTCGTTTTTAACTGCGCTGAAGTTGCTGGTGGTACCCAGTTCCTATATACTTTCATATATATCAAATTTAAATAGAAATCATCATTAAATGCCCCATCGACAGTTATATGCCCCTCTCCTGATAGACTAGTTTCCTTTGGTTTAGCGACCGGTTGTTCAGTTTGTTTTGGCTTTGGTTTAGGTTTAGTTGTAGTTTTAGGTTTAGTTTTTGGAATAGGCTTGGCTTCGATAACTTCTTTTGGTGCAGGTTCAGGGTCATTTTGTGGTTTTGTCTCAGGAGTTTTTATTACTTCTGGTTGCGGTGCCGCTAATATCCTAACTGAATAGACCTTTGTCGGTGGTTCTTTGGGCTTAGAGAAAGCACTCACAAAAATAAAAATGAGAATAAGCAAAATGTGGCTTGCGTAGCTAATAATAAGCTCGCGGCGCATTATCTATCTCCCTTTTTTTTCGGGCGCAGCCACAAGCCCGAGATTCTCTATATCGGCATCTTTGATATAACTGATAACTCTCATAATAATACCATAATTAACCCC
The nucleotide sequence above comes from bacterium. Encoded proteins:
- the amrS gene encoding AmmeMemoRadiSam system radical SAM enzyme, producing the protein MYKAKYWETEKENIRCMLCPHKCLIAEGKTGICRVRENIDGELIAKSYNEVISVSVDPIEKKPLYHFFPESDVLSIGPRGCNFSCSFCQNWHISQEDGKTLHITPEMIVSEALSESSVGIAYTYTEPIVAFEFVRDISQLARMRGLQNIMVTNGFINEEPLEELIDLIDAMNIDLKSMNDEFYRSICGGKLKPVLETIKRVAASDVHLEITNLLITGMNDSEEQIIKLVDFIASINPEIPVHFSSYHPAYKLDLAPTPNETLYRAFEIAKEKLRYIYIGNKITNYGRNTYCPECGNLLVSREGFCSQTVGITSAGKCQKCNRQVDIEGKWNR
- a CDS encoding HAD family hydrolase translates to MKNNRRGWDGVVFIDRDGTIIVDIGYIDDPDRIEFLPGAIEAIHKLNLAGIKVIMVSNQSGVARGFFSMETAREVDSKVILRLRDRNAIIHASYFCPHHPDASVKEFRKDCWNRKPNPGMVEIAANEHCINLRKSYVIGDKISDLELARNIGAEPILVRTGEGVISEAKLRENEAIAVFDTISSSVSYIIGKVKGKEDV
- a CDS encoding glycosyltransferase family 9 protein, translating into MFHASKKKRYENILIVRFSSLGDIVLTTPVLEALRANFPKARLTYFLKEDFASILENHTSRCEIITLPEQVRKDSKAYLDFVDSLSKKRFDLIVDLQANGRSYVLRNRLNIPFLKVKKHTLRRISIVKFKVGASGLPNVRDRFLNTLKRIGISGSSNTTSLMVTEEELNQVRSKFFKNNDNKPIAVIHPGAKWDLKKWGGEKFARLAEMLTDRGFTVASFEEVPYKNFICLYGTTIREMMGCIASADVFIGNDSGPLHIAEALGIPSVGIFGPTHESLGYSSDWAGMKIVGLDIKCRPCSLYGNGRCKPQNRECMDALSPDIVFDAVLGIFNWGRGNEK
- a CDS encoding tetratricopeptide repeat protein translates to MNKNFKILWGAVIIPLLVAFFIFGCASRAEIKEFQYQMDSLSVTNQFQARNIARLDSLLEENIRLLRAIRAENTSNMGSLQEEMVIVESIMRDSGFKVNSLTDRIESLKNDIDKRTTVSMDSDSVAIEPVARGDELYSTALLDLNQGKYDLAVMGFESYLEQFENGSRADDSRYNIGEALLAKANFMEAAISFLTVTRKWPESELVPSALYKAARCYEQLDQIDMASNYYNKIVESHKSTPEAELAKERLEELK
- the pal gene encoding peptidoglycan-associated lipoprotein Pal, whose protein sequence is MRKTSILLFVVFMVLTVFIAGCPKKTPPPPPPPVVEPQQPVIEEPIVEPVPEPVIELRIVYFDYDKYNIREDQAARLLDNAEQLMKFPGAKVILEGHCDERGTEEYNMALGEKRARSVMNYLNEYGVAATRISTRSYGEERPLCKESTETCWQKNRRCEFLEVE
- the tolB gene encoding Tol-Pal system beta propeller repeat protein TolB, translated to MKRKLFIFLVLFASFMALAQSGDAYLKISDYGSGVVRLAVPNFVPRFDNYGAEWDSTIAILSSVLRNDLRFSPFIDVIDSALYPQDNVVNPKDMDPFEWASINAHAIALGQFDTDGVRVSVKIGLYSVNSKAKLYKHDYTANAVQARRLMHRISDDIHKALTGEEGVAQTQISFISNRWGDDNKDIYICDYDGYAQRRITESLSIVLSPDWSPGGDKISYTSYKNENPDLYIYDIYKERESIIAEHPGPNITGTWSPDGRTICYSRISDANSELFLMDVRTGEESRLTFTPYSIENSPSFSPTGREIAFTSDRSGSPQVYIMDVMGTHCRRVTYEGRYNDGVDWSPKGDRLCYTSRTDQGFQIAVINVAYGDPVYVTSVGSNENPYWAPDGYHVVFSSNRTGRYQLYTMNWDGTDVRRITSRGTNTAPTWSSRYRWSFD
- a CDS encoding cell envelope integrity protein TolA, with translation MRRELIISYASHILLILIFIFVSAFSKPKEPPTKVYSVRILAAPQPEVIKTPETKPQNDPEPAPKEVIEAKPIPKTKPKTTTKPKPKPKQTEQPVAKPKETSLSGEGHITVDGAFNDDFYLNLIYMKVYRNWVPPATSAQLKTTIYFRILKNGEIEGAKVEKRSGMSSYDQQSLRTVLSSVPFPELPTDYTGDHLGIHFEFAHNF